The region CTGTGGCTGCCCATCCGGGCTGCATCGAACCACGCCGCCCCCGCGTGGCTGTGGGCGCGACGGGGGATAGGGGAGCGGGGATTACAGAAGATCGCGTTGCACCGCCGCAACGGCGGCGCGCGCGCGAGTATCCGCACCCAGCTTTCTCATGGCGGACGTGAGGTGCGCTTTCACGGTACGTTCTCCGATGTTGAGCGAAGTCGCGATCTCTTTGTTCAGCAACCCTTCCGCGACGAGGCGCAGAACTGCCTGCTCGCGGTTGCTGAGGAGCGCGGGTGGCCGCGCCCCGCCGGTCGCGGCGGTGGCGTGAGCTCGAATTCGACGCCCTCTTGCTGGAGGTCAAACAAACAATTCATCGCCTCCGCTCGCCCGGGAGAGCCCTTTATTCCGCATTGGACTCATCCTGCACGAAGCTGTATGTCACGGGGTCGGAGACGCGCGGCTTCGGTGTACGGGACGCCCGTCCCCGCGCCGGTCGACCCATTGGCCGGGTAGGAGCCTCGGCCTCAACGCTGGCCCGAGATCCCAGGGTCATGAGAGCCGTTACCGTTAGCCACACCAAGAAACGGTAGACAGAAAATTAGCTACGCGATAGGGGAAGCCGAGAATCTGTCGCAACATGTAACTCTATTCACCTTAACCGGTGCCGTATCCCGGTACTGTGTGCACGGAAAAATGGAAGAGTAACAAGTAAAGACCAGAAGTTCTGGGGAGGACCCACGGGCGCGCTAGGCGAATGCGGGCATCGTCGTGAATCCGCACCGCTGGTTGGCTGATGCCCGCGGCCGCGAGCTCGTCCGCACGGCAGGGACCGTACTTATCGTCTCGGCAGCCTACTACCTCGGCGCAAGGCTCGGGTTGGTGCTCAAGTTTGCCGCGATCACACCATCCGTGCTCTGGCCGCCGAACGCGATTCTCACCGCTGTCCTGCTGCTCGCTCCGCCGCGCCGGTGGTGGATCTACCTTCTGGCCGCGCTGCCTGCCCACCTCATCGTAGAGATGCAGGCCCACTGGCCGACCCCCCTGGTCCTCGTGCTCTTCATCACGAATTGCGGCGAAGCCCTGGTCGCCGCAACTTTAGTACGTAGCTTCAGCGGCGGCGAGGCGACATTCAACACGCTGCGCGGGGTGGTCGTGTTCATCATTTGTGCGGGTTTCGTGGCGCCCTTTGTCTCGACGTTCCCCGATGCGGCGGCGATGGCCAGGTTTCGGGGCGAGGATTACTGGCTCGACTGGCGTACCCGGTTCCTGGACAACACACTCGCTGAACTCACGGTGGCCCCCGTGATCTTTATGGCGTTGCGGACCGGGCGCGCGCGGATCCGGAACCTTGGCCACTGGGGAGTGCTGGAGGGCGTATGGTTCTGGGCGGGATTCCTCATCGTCGGGGTCGTCGTCTTCCTGGGAGCGGAGATCATTACAGGCGACTTTGATGTCCTCTTTCGTATCCCGTTCATCTTTGTCTTGCCGTTTCTCCTCTGGGCGGCCGTTCGCATGGGTCCCTTGGGGACGAGTGTCGGCCTCTTGGCGGTGGAACTCCTTGCGATCTGGGCGGGCGCACGCGGGCGGTGGTCGTCGCAATTTCCGGCTGCGATCGTCAACGTACAGTCGCTGCAGATGGTTTTGATGGCCATCGCCATCCCGCTGATGTGCCTGGCGGCGCTGATCGAGGAGCGGCGGGCGAGCGAGGCGATCAAAAGCGCGATCCTTGCGTCGCTGACCAGCAGCGCCGCCGTCTTCGACCGGGGTGGCCGGGTGCTTTCCGTCTCGGAGACGTGGGGTCACCCGTCGACGGACGGCCCAGGTCGCTCCCTGTTCCGCGACGGCGCGGGGGGGACCTACGCCGAGGTTTGTCGGCTCGTGCTCCCCCCGGACAACCCTTCCCTCGCTGAGAGAGTGATCGCCGGAGTTCGGTCTGTCGTCGAGGACTTCCGCCCCAGCTTCTCGCTGGAATACTCGAGCGGCATCCCCCCACGAGAACACTGGTTCGCGATCTCCGCCTCGCCGCTG is a window of bacterium DNA encoding:
- a CDS encoding LuxR C-terminal-related transcriptional regulator, producing the protein MRAHATAATGGARPPALLSNREQAVLRLVAEGLLNKEIATSLNIGERTVKAHLTSAMRKLGADTRARAAVAAVQRDLL
- a CDS encoding ATP-binding protein, whose amino-acid sequence is MNPHRWLADARGRELVRTAGTVLIVSAAYYLGARLGLVLKFAAITPSVLWPPNAILTAVLLLAPPRRWWIYLLAALPAHLIVEMQAHWPTPLVLVLFITNCGEALVAATLVRSFSGGEATFNTLRGVVVFIICAGFVAPFVSTFPDAAAMARFRGEDYWLDWRTRFLDNTLAELTVAPVIFMALRTGRARIRNLGHWGVLEGVWFWAGFLIVGVVVFLGAEIITGDFDVLFRIPFIFVLPFLLWAAVRMGPLGTSVGLLAVELLAIWAGARGRWSSQFPAAIVNVQSLQMVLMAIAIPLMCLAALIEERRASEAIKSAILASLTSSAAVFDRGGRVLSVSETWGHPSTDGPGRSLFRDGAGGTYAEVCRLVLPPDNPSLAERVIAGVRSVVEDFRPSFSLEYSSGIPPREHWFAISASPLQRVDGGTVLFCTDITARKRMEIETKQAWDELAHSTRVSTMGALAASLAHELNQPLGAVLSNAEAGQLLLGRDAIDGSQLEAIMHDIVADTQRAGEVIRRLRALLRKGESSLQQLDLNQVTSDVLDFAHSELITRNVTVVRQFVPSLPTVLGDRVQLQQVLLNLILNACDAMSAVPPASRTLTIGTSSGQAGAEVSISDRGNGIAPGIQDLLFEAFVTTKPQGLGLGLSICRSIITAHGGRLWAENNPDRGATFHFTLPVAPLRAV